One part of the Stegostoma tigrinum isolate sSteTig4 chromosome 14, sSteTig4.hap1, whole genome shotgun sequence genome encodes these proteins:
- the kcne4 gene encoding potassium voltage-gated channel subfamily E member 4, producing MDNSNGTTILTTASRTAKIASDSKDNEYLYILIVMSFYGVFLLGILLGYIKSKRQERKDDTLFLYDDRGEWAGLKAVHMPLVFSALPESVVPALTCAMCTMESRAGSETAQEDVQVAGPEGVNRTDSLLSDFSISDECNPQAPTETPRSNVLNGMA from the coding sequence ATGGATAACTCCAATGGGACCACCATTCTTACAACAGCCAGCCGCACAGCGAAGATTGCAAGTGACTCCAAGGACAACGAGTACCTGTACATTTTAATCGTCATGTCTTTCTACGGAGTCTTCCTCCTGGGGATACTGTTGGGCTACATCAAATCGAAGAGGCAAGAGCGGAAAGATGACACACTGTTCTTGTATGATGACAGGGGGGAGTGGGCTGGGCTGAAAGCGGTGCACATGCCCCTGGTGTTCAGCGCCTTGCCAGAGAGCGTGGTGCCCGCGTTGACTTGCGCCATGTGCACCATGGAGAGTAGGGCCGGCTCAGAGACGGCACAGGAGGACGTCCAAGTGGCTGGCCCAGAGGGGGTCAATAGGACTGACAGCCTGCTGAGTGATTTCTCCATCAGCGATGAGTGCAACCCTCAGGCCCCAACTGAAACCCCCCGTTCAAACGTTTTGAATGGAATGGCCTGA